The Tautonia plasticadhaerens nucleotide sequence GCCTGGGCGGGCATCCCGCTCGGCCTGACCTTCATCGCCCTGGCCCCGCTGCCGGCCCTCCAGCGCCAGGGAGTGGCCTGGGGAGTCCGCAACGTCAGAGGGGATCCCGGGACCGAGAGCGGCATCGCCCACCTCGACGAGAGCAACTACTACTACATCAAGGTCGAGAGCGAGGTCATGGACCTCCCCTCCCCCGGGACCGAGGCGTCCTCGGGCGAGGCCGACGCCCCCCCCGACGCCCTGAAGCGGACCCTGGTGCTGGACAACCTGATCCACGGCTACTTCGTCCTCGGGCACCCCGAGCACATCGAGTACGACTACGAGTTCATCTACGCCCAGGTCGCCCGCCGGGTCGCCGAGCAGAAGGCCGAGCGCCTGGGGATCGACGACCCGACCCGGGTCCCGCTCCGGGCCCTGTTCCTGGGGGGAGGCTCGTACACCTTCCCGAGGTACCTGCAACACGCCTTCCCGAACGCCGAGTGCGACGTGGCCGAGATCGACCCGGCCGTCACCGAGGCCAACCACGTCGCCCTCGGCCTTCCCCGGGACACCCCGATCCGGACGCACTGGGGGGACGCCCGCCAGTTCGTCGAGCGGGCCCAGGGCGGCGAGCCGTACGACCTCGTCTTCGGCGACGCCTTCAACGACTTCTCCGTCCCCTGGCACCTGACCACACGGGAGTTCAACGAGCTGATCGCCGGGCTGCTCGACGAGCACGGCGCCTACCTGATCAACATCATCGACGTCTACCGGGCCGACGACGTGGCGGTCGAGGAGGCGGCCGAGGAGGCCCAGATCGAGGCCGTCGCCGCCGTCTTCCGGGAGGCCGGGAACGACGCCGATTCGGCCGACTCCATCGCCCGGGGGCTGCGGACCGCCTGGAACGGGGACGGCCTGGGCCTCCGCCCCTCGGCGATCGCCGAGGCGGTCTCCGGGACGCTCGCCGGGGTCGAGTCGCGGGACGCCGGGCCGATCGCGGCCGCGCTGCGGAGGCGGATCGCCGAGCTGGAAGACCGGTTCCGGGGCGGCCCGGAAGAGCTCGCCCGGCTCTCCCAGGAGACCCTGGAACGGGCCCAGTCCCAGCGGGACCAGGCCGCCGCCTCCGAGGCGCTCGCCGAGACGCTCGAACTCAAGAAGGCCCGGGCCGCGACGGCGATCCTCCGGGACGGCGGGCTCGGGGGGGAGTCCGAGGAGGTCGCCGAGGCGATCGCCGACGTCTGGTACGGGGATCCGGACGTGGTCGCCGGCCTCCTGGAGGTGGCCGCCCCCCAATCCGACGCGGACGGGATGGCCGAGCGGATCGACGCCTCGTTCCGGGAACTGGAATCGGACCTGAGGGAGAGCCCGTCGCTGCTCTCCTTCCGGCTGGTCCACCCCATGGGGAAGGAGGCCAAGGCGACCGGCTCCCGAGATCCCCGGGCGCTCACCTCCCAGGGGATCGCCGGGACGCTTCGGGAAGTGGGCGTCCGCCGGGGAGTGGACGACTACGCCTCCGCCGTCTCGACCGAGATCAAGGAGCGCGAGATCCGGGGGGACCTCGAGGACCTCGCCCGGCGGGCCGCCCGGGCCGCCACCGACCTCGGCTCCGACCCCGACCGCCTCGCCCGGGACGCGGCCCGGGGGGTGGCGGAGGCCCGGGGGCTTGGCGCCTTCATCGGCTCCTGGACCGGGACGGCCGGGCAGACCTTCCGCGAGGTCGAGGTCTTCGGCACCGACGCCCCCGGGGCCGGCTTCCGGGAGACCTTCGTGGTCGTCGCCTCGGAGGCCCCCATCGACCTGGCGGACCTGGGGAGACGGCCCGACGACCCCACCTTCGAGCAAGACGGGGAACCGTTCGAGCCCGACCCGTACCCCTCCGAGGACCGGGCCGCGCTCCGGCTCCGATCCCGGGGGATCACCCTGACCGACGACTACGCCCCCGTCGAGAACCTGCTCGCCCCCGTCGCCGCCACCCGGGCGACCGACTGAATCGAGTCCGGCCGAACGCCGGGGCGTCGCCCGCCGTATTGGCCCGGGGCCCCATAATCCCAGCCCCGCATCCGTCCCCCCCTACCCTCAGGAGCGTCCGATGGCCGATCACACCCATCCCGAGCCGAATACCCCGGCCGGATCGCCGCCCTCGGGCCTGCCCGGATTCCTGGGGCGGTCGACGCCCGACCCGACGCTTCCGCCCCCGAGCGAAGGGGCCTCGATGGGAGTCCGGGCGCTGCTGATGGCCCTGGCGGTGCTGGTCGTCGGCTTCTTCCTCTACCGCGAGATCGCCGTCGACGCCGGGGAGGCGACCGGCGGCTCGGCCGCCAGCTTCGACTGGAAGGTCGTCGCCCCGGACGGCACCCCGGTCAACCTCGAGGACTACAAGGGTCGGCCGGTTTTGCTCAACGTCTGGGCGACCTGGTGCGGGCCGTGCATGATGGAAATGCCGTCGCTGATTGCCCTTGCGGATCGGCCCGAGTTGAAGGAGGCGGACGTCGCCGTGCTCCTGGTTTCCACCGACGGCGACCTCCAACCGGTCCAGCAGTTCCTCTCCCGGACCCCGACGGGCAACGCCGAAGTCCTGGTCGCCGCCGAGATGCCCCCGAAGGTCTTCTCCACGACCGGCATCCCGGCCACCTTCCTGATCTCCCCCGACGGCACGATCGTCCGCAGGGAAGTCGGGGCGATGGACTGGAACACCCCGGAGGTCGTCGAGGAACTGGTCGGGCTGGCCGATCGGGGGTGATCCCGGGACCCTCGGCCTCGGACCCTGGCAGGCCGGGGCCGTGATGCGGCCCCGGTCGGGAGGTTTCCCCTCGCGGGTTCCTTCAAGTGCATCGACCGCCGGGGCCGGTGCTCGTTCGGACCTGGCCCCGAGCCGGGGGATCGGTCGTCTGTCCCTCGAACCAGGGTCGGTGCGCCCCCGGTGCGCCGGGTCGGACCTTCGATTTCTCTGTCTCAGCTTCAACTTGCGCCGATCGCAATGGGTTCGTTCCGTCACAGACGCCGGCCCGATTGGGTTCGTTTGGTCGCGGCGGTTGCGAGCCCTTGCGCATCCTCCGGGCGGGCAACCCGTGTCGACCGCGATCGCGTCTCCTCGCACGGCGATGCGCCCGAGGTGCGCGGTCGGAGCGCCTGGGGTGCGCCGGTCGGGTCGGTGCGCCCACGCTGATCCGCCTTCCATCGGCACTTCTTCTGTTCCAATCAGGACTTGCGCCAATCGGGCGAGTTTCGTTTCGGACTCATGACGTCGTCCAATTGGGTTCGTTCCGCGCCACGTGCGTCGACCATTGGGTTCGTTTCGCGCCGGGAGGACGGTGCCGATTCGAGGTCATTCAACACCCTCGATGGGCTTACTTCGCTCCCCAGAATGCCAAAGAGGCCCGGGCGGTCGACCATCGCCGTCCGGGACGGGGTACACGACCTCGTATCGAGAATATCGAGAAAAGTCCTCCCGGCAGTCACTCGAAACGGAAATTGACGGGTTCCGGGCGACCTCGGAGCGGTTGAAAACGCTCGGCCGGGGTGCACTTACCCCTCCTCCGTCAGCTGGAGTCGCCCGGCTCGTCCCGACCGGGGTCGGCACGACCCCGGCCGGATGACTCCCCGGGCACATCCGGATCGGCGGTCGTCGGGGGGCCTCCGCTTGGCCGCGCCGGGAGCTGGGATGGATCCGCAGTCGGATCGATCCGGATCCCGGCCGACGAACCCACGATCACTGGTCAAACGGATTCAGGTTCGGCTGGGGTCGGGACGTCGTGCCGACTCCTCCCCCCATACCGCCGACCGCCCCGAAGCCGGAGGTCCCTGTTCCGATCCGGCCTCCTCCCATCCCGAAGCCGCCTGCCGAGCCCCCGACCACGCCTCCCATCCCGCCGCCCATCCCCATCCCGAAGCCGTTGATCGTGCCAAAGTTCGGTCCTGATGGGGTGTCGGGGGGCGAATAGATGGGCTTCTCTGAGAGGAAGTCCTTGAGTTGTCCAGGTTCGGAGATGATCAGTACACCGTCGATCACGGTGTAGGCGAGGTCGAGTTGCTTGAGGGCCAACCAGAGTGTGGTCCGGAGCGGGATCCCCTCGAGGGTGATCTTCACGGGAGACTGGAGGGATTGCTCGGCTTGCTGGAGGCCGAACTCGTCGACATAGATCGGGATGCCTTGCCTGTGATTCTCGTCGGCCGTCGCCTGGCGTATGTAGTCCAGGACGTCGTCCAATGGAGTATCGTTCTCGAACGGCATGGCGATCGGCTGTTCGAGCCGGGCGATGACCTTCTGAGACGCGGGGTCGCTGCCTGGTCTGTCAGCACGACCGCCCATTCCAGGCTCCCCGAGTGACGGGATGAGGTCCGATCCGGCGAGAGGCATGCGGCCCGATCCCTCGAAAGGATTGCCCTCCGCGACGTTTGAAGTCCCGCTGGGAGCGGTCGTCCCGGTCCCGGGCGTCGAAGGGTCGCCCGATTGAGGAGGGGAACCGGCGGCGAACAGGACTTCGGCCTCGGAGAGGGCTTCTGCGACCTCGGCGAGATCAGCGTCGGAACCTGTGCCCTGACGCGTCTTCGCCTGTTCACCATCGCGGAGCATGACCAGGAAGTCGCGGTATTGCTCCAGGGAGGTCCGGCGCCACTTCGGCGTCTGCTCCACATCGAGCCGGGCGTCGAGCAATGCCCGAGCCGCTGCCAGTACGCGATCGATGTTGATCGTGCCCGCTTTGAAGAACGCCATCTGGGCCTGGAGTCGCTGCAAGGCGGCCGAGACCCGATCTGCCTTCAAGGAGTCGAGCACGGTTGGTTCCGCGAACGGATCGGGAGTATAGGACTCGTAGAAGGACGAGGGCTCTGAGGTCGATGCCGACGAATTGGCCGCCTCAAGGCCGCCCTCCGGTTTCACGTCCTGGCCGAGAGACGCTCCCGGTGCGTCCGTGAAGGTGCGAGGATTCGCCGGGGTCTTGGTCGTGGTTAAGGCGGTGCTCGCGGGCTTGGTTCGAGCCGTGATGTCCTGGCCCTGGCTGACGGCGACCAGGGAGTAACCTCCGGCCAGCGTGCCAGTGACGAAAGTCAGGGCGGCGGCGGAGATCGAGAGTTTGGCGAGAATCATGGTTCGGAGGGCTCCCCGGGCGAGGAGATACGAGCCGGCCGGGACCGTCCCGGCGAGGAACGCCGCACCGGTGGTGACGGCGACGGCCGAGGTCACTGTGGAGCCGATCACGGGAGGGGGGACGACCGCGGCCGAGGCTTCGGAGGCGAACCAGGCCGAGAGGCCGGCGACGGGGGCGGTGATGCCGCGGTGGGTGAGACGCTTCTGGAGCGTCTCCTTCGCGCGGTGCAGCCGGCCCTTGACCGTACCAACCGGCCATCGGAGGCGGTCGGCGGCCTCGTCGTATGAGTGGCCCTCGACCCAGCAGAGGATGACCGGGTCCCGGTACTTGCCGGGGAGGCGGTGGAGTTCCTCCCAGAGCACCGGGCCGAGGTCGATCGTGATGGGATCGGGGGCGTCGGTCGATTCGGGTCGACGGCCGGCGGCGACCCCCTCCCGGCGTCGGCGTCGGGCCGAGGCGACCCGGGCCTTGCGGGCGATCCGGTAGGCGACGCCGACGAGCCAGGGGCCGATCGGCCGCGATCGGCCGATCGAGCCGGCGCGGCGGGCCAGCACGAGGAAGGTGGCCTGGAAGGCGTCCTCGGCCTCGTGGGGGTCGCCGAGCAGGCGTCGACAGACAGCCATCACGGAGTTGCCGTGGCTTCGGACGATCGCCTCGAAGGCGGCGTCGTCGCCGGAGGCGGCGAAGCGGTCGAGGAGCTGGGCCTCGGTGAGGCCCGAGACCGTCCCCTCGCCGCCGAAGATCCGCTCGACCTGCCGCAATGCGGCCCCGACCGGTGCCCGAGCCATCGGTTCGGCCCCCCTGCCCTGTGTCCGGGACTCCGCACGGTACTGCCCGCCCGAGGGGCGGCGGTTACAGCTTAACGGAGGAATTCGGGGCGGAGAAACGTGGGAGGGTGCGGAGTATGTCTTTGCAAGTTGGCCGGCCCGAGCCGACCCGAGTCGGGTCGGCTGGTCGGGAGCCCCCCTCACCCGGGCTCCGCCCACCCTCTCCCCCGCAGACGTGGGCGAGGGACCGATTCCGTGAGGAGGGGGCGAGGGTCCGGATTCGTCCCGTCTCCCCGCTCGCGGGGAGAGGGCCGGGGTGAGGGGGCCCGGCGTCCGGACTCAAGCCCGTTGGATCGTCCGATTCCCCCTCAACCGGCCTCCGGACACCCTCGCCCCCGAGGACCGGGGCGAGGGTCGGAGTCCGTCCCCGGGCCGACTTGCCCGCCATCCGCCTGACGCCCAGCGCGGGGCCGACGACGGCCGATGAGCGGGCCCGGGGCGATCGATTAGCGGGCCGGGCCCTCGGCCCCGTCCCGGGGGATGGTCAGCTCCCGGGTGAGCTGGCGGACGCCGAGGGCGCCGGATTTGAGGAGGGGGCGGAGCGCGGTGAAGGCGTTCCAGGCGTCCCGTCCGGAGGGATAGGAGAGCCAGGCGTCGAAGCGGCCCCGGCCAGACTGGCTCCGGGCGTTGAGGACGCCGGGGCGGGCCCGGAGCTGGTCGAAGGCGGCGCCCAGCTCGTTGAGGACGGCGTGCAGCTCCTCCGGGTCGACGGGCTGCTCGACGCCGGCCTCGGGGTCGGGCCAGCAGAGGTGCAGCGACCCGCTGAAGGAGCTGGGCTCGCGGCGGTCGAGCAGCGCGTAGATGTCGGCGACTTCCAGGCGGAGCCAGAGGACCTCGACGAGGACCATCCGGGTCGGCGGGAAATCCCGATCCCGGACCCCGGGTCGGACGCGTTCGGACTCGGCGGCCCAGTCGTGCGAGGGGCCGGGGTCGGGGTCCAGCTCGGAGTCGTCGAAGCGGACGCGGTCGCCCGGGGGAGGGCCGAAGGGCACCTGGGCGGGGACGTCGCTTCGTCGGGTCAGCTCTTCATAGGCCCGGACGACGATCCGGAAGGCCCACTCGTCCCCGCCGAGGTCGGGGTGGTGCTTCTTCGACTTGCGGCGGTAGGCCTCCTGGATGGCCGGGAGGTCGGCGTCGCGGTCGAGGCCGAGGACGGTGTGGGGATCGAGGTTCAGGCCTTCGAGCATCGCGAGGGGCCAGCAAGGACGTCGGTCGGGGCGGGCCGAACCGGTTCGGGATCCCTCACAGTATTAGTCGGCAGTCTCGTCGTCGTGACGGCCTTCGAGCAATCGTCGTCGGATATACCCGGCCCGGGCGATGTTCCGCTCGTCGACTTCGAGGGACTCGCCCTGGATCTTCTGGAGGTGGGCCGGCTGGGTGTGGATGAACAGCTCGTTGACGGTCCGGATCTCCAGGTCGTCGATCAGGCCGAGGTTGATGCCCATCCGGACGCTGGAGAGCAGGTGCATGGTCTCGGAGCTGGAGATGGTGTGCGCCGTCTTGAGGACGCCGTAGGCCCGGCTGACCTGATCGTGCAGGTGCTGGCGGCGCTGGCCGATCCACTCCTGCCGGGCCTGCCGCTCGTAGGAGATGATCTGGGGGATGACGTCGGAGAGGTTGCGGATCAGCTCCCGCTCGCTCTTGCCGAGGGTCTGCTGGTTGGAGATCTGGTAGAAGTCGCCGTCGGCCTGGGTCCCCTCGCCGTAGAGGCCCCGGACGGCGAGGTTGATCTTGTGGAGGGCCCGGAAAACCTTCTCGATCTGCTTGGTGTTGGCGAGGGCGGGCAGGTGGAGCATGACGCCGACCCGGATGCCGGTGCCGACGTTGGTGGGGCAGGCGGTGAGGTAGCCGAGCTGGGGGTTGAAGGCGTAGTGGAGCTGCTCCTCCAGGCGGTCGTCGAGGTCGTTGATCTGCTCCCAGACGTCGGGCAGGCTGAAGCCGGAGTTCATGACCTGGATGCGGAGGTGGTCCTCCTCGTTGATCATGACCGACATGTTCTCCCTCGGCCCGATGGCGACGCCCCGGGGGCCGTCGCCGTTGGAAAGTTCCCGGCTGACGAGCTGGCGCTCGACCAGGAGCTGGCGGTCGAGGGGGCCGAGGTTGACGAGGGACTGGTAGTCGAGGTCGAGCCCGGCCTTGTCCATGGCCGATCGGCAGACGCGCTCGATCTCGGTCTTCTCGGCGTCGCTGGCCCGATTGGTGAAGGGGAAGTCGGCCAGGTTCCGGGCCAGTCGGATCCGGGAGCAGATGACGATGTCGCTCTCCGGCCCGGTGCCGCGGAGCCACTCGCCGGAGGTGCGGGTCAGGGCGTCGAGGTTCATCGGTCGGCATCCTCCTGGCGGAGCTGGTCGCGCAGCGTCGCGGCGAGCTCGTAATCTTCTCGGGCGATGGCCTCCCGGAGCCGGGCGCGGAGCCTCAGGCCGGGGGACTTGCCCGGCGGGGTCCGGCGTCGGGGGGATTTGCCCACGTGCCGGGAGGCGCCGTGGGCGGTGCGCACGAGCGGCAGCAGGCCCGGGGCGAAGGCCTCGTAGTCGTTGGGGCATCCGAGCCGGCCGCCGGTCCGGAATTCCATGAAGGTCTGGCCGCAGAGCGGGCAGGAGGCCCGGGCCAGCTCGCCGACGAGTTCCCCGACGTGCTGGACGATCAGGTGGTCGACGATCGCCTCCAATGCGGCGTTGGGGGGCGGGTCGGGGGGGGCGAGTCCGGCCTTCCGGGCACAGGGGCCGCAGAGGTGCAGCTCCCGACGGCTGCCGTCGACGGTCTCGGAGAGGTGGACCGAGGCCTCCCGGGAGCAGCGCTGGCACGTCATGGCACCGGGCTCCGGGGGCGTGGGTTGGGGGGGGCGGTCTCGGGCTCGATGGGGAGGCGACGGGCCGGTCGGGTCAACGGCCCTGCTCCAGCTCGAGGGTGCGGATCTCGTCCCGGAGCCGGGCGGCGGCCTCGTAGTCCTCGGCGGCGATGGAGCGCTTGAGGTCGTTCCGGAGGCGGATCAGGGTATTCTGCTGCTTGCTGGTGCGGGGGGCGCGCTTGGGGGTCTTGCCGGAGTGCCGGACCTCGCCGTGGATGTTCTCCAGCAGGGGCATCAGCTCGTCCCGGAACGCCTCGTAATCATAGGGGCAGCCGAGGCGGCCGGTGGAGCGGAACTCCGAAAAGCTGATCTGGCAGTTGGGGCAACTGAGCGAATCGGCGGGGGAGGGTTCCCG carries:
- a CDS encoding UvrB/UvrC motif-containing protein, giving the protein MKCQKCSKPATYHITDLDPEVPGKFTIFHFCDEHALQHLAPAASQPESLPVGQLAKDLVSGAGAGREPSPADSLSCPNCQISFSEFRSTGRLGCPYDYEAFRDELMPLLENIHGEVRHSGKTPKRAPRTSKQQNTLIRLRNDLKRSIAAEDYEAAARLRDEIRTLELEQGR
- a CDS encoding UvrB/UvrC motif-containing protein, which encodes MTCQRCSREASVHLSETVDGSRRELHLCGPCARKAGLAPPDPPPNAALEAIVDHLIVQHVGELVGELARASCPLCGQTFMEFRTGGRLGCPNDYEAFAPGLLPLVRTAHGASRHVGKSPRRRTPPGKSPGLRLRARLREAIAREDYELAATLRDQLRQEDADR
- a CDS encoding protein arginine kinase — its product is MNLDALTRTSGEWLRGTGPESDIVICSRIRLARNLADFPFTNRASDAEKTEIERVCRSAMDKAGLDLDYQSLVNLGPLDRQLLVERQLVSRELSNGDGPRGVAIGPRENMSVMINEEDHLRIQVMNSGFSLPDVWEQINDLDDRLEEQLHYAFNPQLGYLTACPTNVGTGIRVGVMLHLPALANTKQIEKVFRALHKINLAVRGLYGEGTQADGDFYQISNQQTLGKSERELIRNLSDVIPQIISYERQARQEWIGQRRQHLHDQVSRAYGVLKTAHTISSSETMHLLSSVRMGINLGLIDDLEIRTVNELFIHTQPAHLQKIQGESLEVDERNIARAGYIRRRLLEGRHDDETAD
- a CDS encoding J domain-containing protein, which gives rise to MLEGLNLDPHTVLGLDRDADLPAIQEAYRRKSKKHHPDLGGDEWAFRIVVRAYEELTRRSDVPAQVPFGPPPGDRVRFDDSELDPDPGPSHDWAAESERVRPGVRDRDFPPTRMVLVEVLWLRLEVADIYALLDRREPSSFSGSLHLCWPDPEAGVEQPVDPEELHAVLNELGAAFDQLRARPGVLNARSQSGRGRFDAWLSYPSGRDAWNAFTALRPLLKSGALGVRQLTRELTIPRDGAEGPAR
- a CDS encoding fused MFS/spermidine synthase, coding for MSTTGRTLARSLPYALAFFASLCIMTLELVASRLVARHVGASLHVWTSVIGVVLGGICLGNFLGGRLADRTDARRAIGPLFALGAALTLGSLWVNAVVGETPGLDAMPWSLRTLLVVSLDFLVPATVLGLIGPVVATVAVEQAKKTGSAIGDVYFWGAIGSIVGTFLAGFVLMYQAPTSVIVTVVAAALLVPAAGLLDARLGGLVALLGAVCLGAGSVSTIDRALPGLPFEVGSTASNPLVLAGHGLAAVAGLVGLARLWAARRPRASSPPGGTRADDGRPTRLSDLAALAFLISLAFMTLEMVAGRMATRHLGSSIFGWTSIIGVMLGGLSLGNLIGGKLADRISGEKQASWLFLAASAMVLLILFLETPPAFLGEEWAGASVLSYTPMLTGMPWSLRVLAVVALVFFLPSITMGTVSPVVTKLAIDRLRRVDRTGTAIGSVYAWGMVGSIAGTFLAGFLLIDVLGTKGLILGISTAMALAATGLGGIGHAAWAGIPLGLTFIALAPLPALQRQGVAWGVRNVRGDPGTESGIAHLDESNYYYIKVESEVMDLPSPGTEASSGEADAPPDALKRTLVLDNLIHGYFVLGHPEHIEYDYEFIYAQVARRVAEQKAERLGIDDPTRVPLRALFLGGGSYTFPRYLQHAFPNAECDVAEIDPAVTEANHVALGLPRDTPIRTHWGDARQFVERAQGGEPYDLVFGDAFNDFSVPWHLTTREFNELIAGLLDEHGAYLINIIDVYRADDVAVEEAAEEAQIEAVAAVFREAGNDADSADSIARGLRTAWNGDGLGLRPSAIAEAVSGTLAGVESRDAGPIAAALRRRIAELEDRFRGGPEELARLSQETLERAQSQRDQAAASEALAETLELKKARAATAILRDGGLGGESEEVAEAIADVWYGDPDVVAGLLEVAAPQSDADGMAERIDASFRELESDLRESPSLLSFRLVHPMGKEAKATGSRDPRALTSQGIAGTLREVGVRRGVDDYASAVSTEIKEREIRGDLEDLARRAARAATDLGSDPDRLARDAARGVAEARGLGAFIGSWTGTAGQTFREVEVFGTDAPGAGFRETFVVVASEAPIDLADLGRRPDDPTFEQDGEPFEPDPYPSEDRAALRLRSRGITLTDDYAPVENLLAPVAATRATD
- a CDS encoding RNA polymerase sigma factor, coding for MARAPVGAALRQVERIFGGEGTVSGLTEAQLLDRFAASGDDAAFEAIVRSHGNSVMAVCRRLLGDPHEAEDAFQATFLVLARRAGSIGRSRPIGPWLVGVAYRIARKARVASARRRRREGVAAGRRPESTDAPDPITIDLGPVLWEELHRLPGKYRDPVILCWVEGHSYDEAADRLRWPVGTVKGRLHRAKETLQKRLTHRGITAPVAGLSAWFASEASAAVVPPPVIGSTVTSAVAVTTGAAFLAGTVPAGSYLLARGALRTMILAKLSISAAALTFVTGTLAGGYSLVAVSQGQDITARTKPASTALTTTKTPANPRTFTDAPGASLGQDVKPEGGLEAANSSASTSEPSSFYESYTPDPFAEPTVLDSLKADRVSAALQRLQAQMAFFKAGTINIDRVLAAARALLDARLDVEQTPKWRRTSLEQYRDFLVMLRDGEQAKTRQGTGSDADLAEVAEALSEAEVLFAAGSPPQSGDPSTPGTGTTAPSGTSNVAEGNPFEGSGRMPLAGSDLIPSLGEPGMGGRADRPGSDPASQKVIARLEQPIAMPFENDTPLDDVLDYIRQATADENHRQGIPIYVDEFGLQQAEQSLQSPVKITLEGIPLRTTLWLALKQLDLAYTVIDGVLIISEPGQLKDFLSEKPIYSPPDTPSGPNFGTINGFGMGMGGGMGGVVGGSAGGFGMGGGRIGTGTSGFGAVGGMGGGVGTTSRPQPNLNPFDQ
- a CDS encoding TlpA family protein disulfide reductase, which translates into the protein MADHTHPEPNTPAGSPPSGLPGFLGRSTPDPTLPPPSEGASMGVRALLMALAVLVVGFFLYREIAVDAGEATGGSAASFDWKVVAPDGTPVNLEDYKGRPVLLNVWATWCGPCMMEMPSLIALADRPELKEADVAVLLVSTDGDLQPVQQFLSRTPTGNAEVLVAAEMPPKVFSTTGIPATFLISPDGTIVRREVGAMDWNTPEVVEELVGLADRG